Proteins encoded in a region of the Penaeus vannamei isolate JL-2024 chromosome 30, ASM4276789v1, whole genome shotgun sequence genome:
- the LOC113829709 gene encoding ankyrin repeat and sterile alpha motif domain-containing protein 1B yields MEGALETPLERPRSLAAPSALKSSVDRGCRNSMGSIGAREGGGGGGGVGGGGGGGGGGQGGGSGGSGGTGMSLLSPLEEAEEWARINDIMANFGGGLVRESVFMAELEHEFQTRLGLSLSPSQQGLGLLSSSGSSEGVVEVGVMEVGVVETGGDKSVGGWLQALGLPQYEDVFIAHGYDDVDFMNGGILEGGDLHELGVTQTAHQHALMDSISRLPTPLHPHRSSYTLPDTVEAWLDSIRLPQYAQNFHKNGFGDMERVRKVWEIELTTVLEITRLGHRKRILASLGERPLEPELPASLNPHDLSLELTKLNSDISQLKEQLFNDLPSSTSRERRPPETATNTIRRSGTKKRSAPQPPKTPRAQPTLDQQHSTDDLSHLSIRDPSQLVVGVPNTALTTTWRHHPNALVSSSVQYVAQYLGSTHVKELKGTESTMKSIQKLKKSTAEGAKVPKIVLSVSYRGVKFIDAQTQALVCEHEIRNIHCACQDADDLSHFAYITKDLETKGHYCHVFRVQSRELATEIILTLGEAFEVAYQLALREQPYANQSDEQKLAHGHTRSKSEHLRGNKSLSNGSSHTRSHSTVPQQMSVGGVSSSSAENLLSDSGNGSEKENGSRRDSLSSSQTQMNGS; encoded by the exons ATGGAGGGAGCTCTGGAGACGCCCCTCGAACGCCCACGCTCGCTGGCCGCGCCCTCAGCCCTCAAGTCTTCCGTGGACAGAG GATGCCGTAACAGCATGGGGAGCATAGGGGCGCGGGAagggggcggcggcggaggaggcgtaggaggaggaggaggaggaggaggaggaggccagggGGGCGGCTCGGGCGGCTCCGGGGGCACCGGCATGAGCCTCCTGTCGCcgctggaggaggcggaggaatggGCGCGGATCAACGACATCATGGCCAACTTCGGCGGGGGCCTCGTCAGGGAGAGCGTGTTCATGGCCGAGCTCGAGCACGAGTTCCAGACCAGActag gGCTGTCGCTGTCCCCGTCTCAGCAAGGGCTCGGTCTGCTGTCGAGTAGCGGGAGCAGCGAGGGCGTGGTGGAGGTGGGCGTGATGGAGGTGGGCGTGGTGGAGACGGGCGGCGACAAGAGCGTGGGCGGCTGGCTGCAGGCGCTGGGGCTGCCGCAGTACGAGGACGTCTTCATCGCCCACGGCTACGACGACGTGGACTTCATG aacgGCGGCATCCTGGAAGGCGGGGACCTCCACGAGCTGGGCGTGACCCAGACCGCCCACCAGCACGCCCTCATGGACTCGATCTCCCGCCTGCCGACCCCGCTGCACCCGCACcgctcctcctacaccctccccgaCACCGTGGAGGCGTGGCTGGACTCCATCCGCCTCCCGCAGTACGCCCAGAACTTCCACAAGAACGGCTTCGGCGACATGGAGCGCGTCCGGAAGGTGTGGGAGATCGAGCTCACCACCGTCCTCGAGATCACGCGCCTCGGCCACCGCAAGCGCATCCTGGCCTCGCTCGGGGAGAGGCCCCTCGAGCCCGAGCTGCCGGCCTCGCTCAACCCGCACGACCTCAGCCTCGAGCTCACCAAGCtg AACTCGGACATCTCGCAGCTGAAGGAGCAGCTGTTCAACGACCTGCCCTCCAGCACCTCCCGGGAGCGGCGCCCCCCGGAGACGGCCACCAACACCATCCGACGGTCAGGCACCAAGAAGCGAAGCGCCCCACAGCCCCCTAA gACCCCCCGAGCGCAGCCGACCCTGGACCAGCAGCACAGCACGGACGACCTGAGCCACCTGTCCATCCGGGACCCGTCGCAGCTGGTGGTGGGCGTCCCCAACACGGCGCTGACCACCACCTGGCGCCACCACCCCAACGCCCTCGTGTCCTCCAGCGTGCAGTACGTGGCGCAG TACCTGGGCTCGACGCACGTGAAGGAGCTGAAGGGGACGGAGTCGACCATGAAGTCCATCCAGAAGCTGAAGAAGTCGACGGCGGAGGGGGCGAAGGTCCCCAAGATCGTGCTGTCGGTGTCCTATCGGGGGGTCAAGTTCATCGACGCCCAGACGCAG GCGCTGGTGTGCGAGCACGAGATCCGCAACATCCACTGCGCCTGCCAGGACGCCGACGACCTCTCCCACTTCGCCTACATCACCAAAGACCTGGAAACCAAAGGACACTACTGCCACGTCTTCAGAGTACAATCCAGG GAGTTGGCCACCGAGATCATCCTGACCCTGGGCGAGGCGTTCGAGGTGGCCTACCAGCTGGCCCTCAGAGAGCAGCCCTACGCCAACCAGTCGGACGAACAGAAGCTCGCCCACGGCCACACCAGGTCCAAGTCAGAGCACCTGCGCGGCAACAAGTCCCTCTCGAATGGGTCTTCGCACACGAG ATCACATTCCACGGTGCCCCAGCAGATGTCGGTGGGCGGGGTGTCGAGCAGTTCCGCCGAGAACCTGCTCTCCGACTCCGGCAACGGCTCGGAGAAGGAGAACGGATCGAGAAGGGACTCGTTGAGCTCAAGTCAGACTCAGATGAACGGGTCGTAG